Part of the Companilactobacillus zhachilii genome is shown below.
TTATCAAGTCCAACTAACAAACGACCACCAGGTTTTAAAACACGATAACTTTCTTCCCAAACATGTTGAACATCTTCAATATAACAATTGGCAACCGGTTGAATAATCATATCAAAACTGTTATCAGCAAACGGTAAGACCTTCGTCATATCGCCACGAACAATTTCAATTTGATAACCTTCACGGTCAGCCACCATTTTTTCAGCATCCAGTTGTTTTTGTGAGTAATCAAATACCGTACATTCTCCCCCTAAAGCAGACAAGATTGGCATTTGTTGACCACCTCCAGAGGCCAGTCCCAGAATCTTTTGCCCCTTAATTGGATCTGGATACCACTCCTTAGGGATGGCCAAATTAGGTGTTAAGACCAGCTTAAACTCTCCTTTAGTTGCAGCAATATATTCATCATGACTGACAGGTTTTCCCCATTCCCAGCCTTCATTGACCCAACCATAAATAATTTTTGCGTTGTAACTTGTATAATCCTTCATAATTAATACCCCTTTCACAATGCAATTTTTAACATTATAGTCTGAAAATTAACACATCATCAACTAAGTTAAATTCTTTCTCAAATTTGGTCATAAAATCGAAAATAAAAAAGGCTAGATATTTTTTCGTATAAATAAATCAAGAAAAATATCTAGCCTTTTGGGTACAACAAATATCGGCAATAGTGAAAGTTGTATTTGGATTTTAGCTCTTTTAAATTAAAACATAAAAATTGAAAGATTATAAATATGCTTTAAGTCTTGGTGCCCTAGTCGCTATTGGAATAAAAGCAGTTACGAATACAATTTACTTTTCACTGATTCAAAACAAAGAATAAACTAGCCAGAAAAAGCCAGAAAATTAGGTTGCCGTGGGGAACCTAATTTTCTGGATCCTGGAGACTCATCTCCACAGCATATTTAGCTTTCAACCTTTAGTTGTCTCTACTTGGACCGATTAACCTTCCTCAATCCTTCAATTTTATCGAAATCAACTAAGTGTAATTTATTGATAAAAACTATGGCAATAATAATCAACAATGTTAAGAACGAAATTCTGCGACTAGCTTTTTGTGGCAATGTTTCAAAGTAATCAACAATCACTTTACCGCTGCCATTGATAGTTACTTGCGCTAAATTATTATTTTTGGAATCCATTTTAACTTTGGAAACACTCCCCTTTGATTGGGTTGATTGGAATCCATAATAAGAAATGATTGGTAAATCAACTTTAGCATTTTGAGCCTTCTTAAAGTCAAAACTCAAGCGTGTTCCATACTGCTTAAAATCGCTTATTTTGGCTTTACCAGTCATTATCTTAGGTTTATGTGTAGTTCTCTGTAGTTGTCCAAGATTTGTCCCAACGGGTAAATATTCCTGTCCTGCGCCAATACTAAAGGGTGCCTGTTCATTGTACGTGGCATACGTATTGCGTTGTAACGGTGAACCATTAACTAAACGATAACTAGACGATACCGCAAATAGCAGAACCATTGCTATTAAACCAGTTTTTGCATATTTTGACGTGAAAAAATTCAACGGATCAGCCGCTATAACGATGGCTAACAAAATAGTTGCCAACATATCAAAACGCCAAGGGTATTGAATCATCTTCAGCGGAGTATTATTAAAAATCACCCACGGCATAACTTTGGTGCTACAAAGTAACATCAAAATCGCAATGACTGCAAATTGTTTGAGCATCGGATTCTTAATTTTAGTAAAAGATACGATTAGTACAAATGCTGCCACGATAAATAATAAACCAACATTGGGTTGGCCAATGTTATTGTTCAAACTCCAGTTAAGCATATCGGCAACATCTGATGCTCCCTTAGGCAATAAACCACTTGTCTGTGTCAAAACAAACTTGGTGTGACGGACTTGTTCAATCATAGGAACGAAATAAGCTAAGCTTAATAATCCAGAACAAAGTGTTGCCCATAGTAATGACAATAATCGTAACGGATTGTTTTTTAACTCTTTTATTTGGGCAATAGCGATTACCACAATAAAAATAGCTACCAAAATGGGAGAAATGGCATGGGAATAAATAATCCCAGTCATCCCGAAGGCTAAATACAACCAACGTTTGCGATCGCCATAAAAGACTTCATAAATCCCTAAAACAGCTACTGGTAGAAAAATAAGTGCTCCCACTTCACCAATATCTTGTCGAAACAACATATCATGTAAGCGATAAGTCGATAAAGTATAAATAAAACTGAAAACCAAGCTATTGAGATACTTAGGACTGACTTTGTAGTAACAAAGAAAAGCCACCCCAAATGTTAGAAAGTTTAACAGCCAGAAATAACCTACGATTGCTTGAGCACTCGTAAAGCCGGCTAATCGTAAAAAGGCCGCCGGATAAAGCAAAAAATCAGAATAAAAAATATTAACGATATATCCAAAACCATTCATAAATGACATATTTACGAATGGGAAAAATTGGTGTCGTTGAATCGAACGATACAATCCTTCAATTCTCATCATATGGAAACGATTATCGCTTGTTCCCAGATATGCCCAAATTTTTCCCTGACGAATTCCAGTTTGATAAATAGCCAGAAAACTTACTAGTGCAAATAAAGCAATAGTAAAAATAATCACAGCAATTTTTTTAGATCTTTGATTCTTAAAAAGAGTTAATTGCATAAAAATAAATACCCTTCTCTAAAGAAAGTCAAATTTTCACATCATCTGAACTGACTTTCTTCAGACCTTTCTCTGATACATGCAATAACTCTTATTATACTAACTACTTTTGAAACAATGATACTTTATTTTGCATTCTTTTTCT
Proteins encoded:
- a CDS encoding class I SAM-dependent methyltransferase gives rise to the protein MKDYTSYNAKIIYGWVNEGWEWGKPVSHDEYIAATKGEFKLVLTPNLAIPKEWYPDPIKGQKILGLASGGGQQMPILSALGGECTVFDYSQKQLDAEKMVADREGYQIEIVRGDMTKVLPFADNSFDMIIQPVANCYIEDVQHVWEESYRVLKPGGRLLVGLDNGVNYIFDKTETKLYHSLPYNPLKDPSVNEEFPPEEEGIQFSHTLNEQLRGQIKAGFRIVDLYEDTNSEGKLHDYNIPTFWASYSIKEA